A genome region from Nitrospirota bacterium includes the following:
- the accC gene encoding acetyl-CoA carboxylase biotin carboxylase subunit — protein MFKKILVANRGEIALRIIRACKELGIKTVAIHSEADANALHTRVADERICVGPAEDALSYRNIPNVLSAAEITGADAIHPGYGFLSENAHFAEVCESIGIKFIGPTSENIALMGDKAKAREIVARRGLPVTPGSPGEVRSEADALEAAKAIGFPVIIKASAGGGGRGMRVVNKAEDLARAFQAAQAEAKATFGNEGVYLERYFLEPRHIEVQILADHRGRVVYLGERDCSIQRRHQKLVEETPSPAVDERLRREMGRVAVEAVKAVHYRNAGTVEFLLDKDLNFFFMEVNARIQVEHPITEMVTGIDLIKEQIRIADGQPLSFRQQDIQLTGHSFECRINAECPDKFTPSPGLITKWAPPGGFGVRVDSAMEAQAMVVPYYDSMIAKLITHGRDRQEAMARMRRALDEFAIEGIKTTIPLHKKIFNDPDFQKGHVSTSFLERFLANQSS, from the coding sequence GTGTTCAAGAAAATTCTGGTCGCCAACCGCGGAGAGATCGCCCTGAGAATCATCCGAGCCTGCAAGGAACTCGGGATCAAGACCGTGGCGATCCACTCCGAGGCCGACGCCAATGCACTGCACACCAGGGTCGCCGACGAGCGGATCTGCGTCGGCCCGGCCGAAGACGCCCTGAGCTATCGCAACATTCCCAACGTCCTCAGCGCGGCCGAGATCACCGGCGCGGACGCCATCCATCCCGGCTACGGGTTCCTTTCGGAGAACGCGCACTTCGCCGAGGTCTGCGAGTCCATCGGGATCAAATTCATCGGACCCACCTCGGAGAACATCGCGCTGATGGGCGACAAAGCCAAGGCGCGGGAAATCGTGGCCCGCCGCGGGCTGCCGGTCACACCGGGCAGTCCCGGCGAAGTACGGAGCGAGGCGGACGCGCTGGAGGCGGCGAAGGCCATCGGGTTTCCCGTCATCATCAAAGCCTCGGCCGGCGGGGGCGGCCGCGGCATGCGGGTCGTCAATAAAGCCGAGGACCTCGCCCGCGCGTTTCAGGCCGCCCAGGCGGAAGCCAAAGCCACGTTCGGCAACGAAGGGGTCTATCTCGAGCGGTACTTCCTCGAGCCCCGCCATATCGAAGTCCAGATACTCGCCGATCACCGGGGGCGCGTCGTCTATCTCGGCGAGCGGGATTGCTCCATTCAGCGTCGTCACCAGAAGCTCGTCGAGGAAACCCCGTCGCCGGCCGTGGACGAGCGACTCCGGCGGGAGATGGGCCGGGTCGCGGTTGAAGCCGTGAAAGCGGTGCACTACCGCAACGCCGGGACGGTGGAGTTTCTGCTCGACAAGGACCTCAATTTCTTTTTCATGGAGGTCAACGCCCGCATCCAGGTCGAGCATCCCATCACCGAGATGGTCACGGGGATCGACCTGATCAAGGAACAAATCCGCATCGCCGACGGGCAGCCGCTGTCGTTCAGGCAGCAGGACATCCAATTGACCGGACACAGTTTCGAATGCCGGATCAATGCCGAGTGTCCGGACAAGTTCACGCCCAGCCCGGGGCTGATCACGAAATGGGCTCCGCCGGGCGGCTTCGGCGTCCGGGTGGATTCCGCGATGGAAGCGCAGGCGATGGTCGTTCCGTACTACGATTCGATGATCGCGAAACTGATCACTCACGGGCGCGACCGGCAGGAGGCGATGGCGCGCATGAGACGGGCGCTTGACGAGTTCGCGATCGAGGGCATCAAGACCACCATTCCGCTGCATAAAAAGATCTTCAACGATCCCGACTTCCAGAAAGGCCACGTGTCGACGAGTTTTCTCGAGCGGTTCC
- the accB gene encoding acetyl-CoA carboxylase biotin carboxyl carrier protein: MSTSRSRPRARKERDRPIILPRAFADSARDGPLLSGDQTKQIQELIDLLRRNHLTELEIEREGTRIRLRHETVVRPQAAPIQESQPAAQPAASQTTNGPPVQDTAGLVTITSPIVGTFYRSPSPDADPYVEEGDFVKKGQVLCIVEAMKLMNEIESEVDGKVVKILVESTKPVEYGQPLFLIDPKATE; the protein is encoded by the coding sequence GTGAGCACATCTCGATCCCGCCCACGGGCGCGTAAAGAGCGCGACCGTCCCATCATTTTGCCTCGGGCTTTCGCCGATTCGGCGAGAGACGGGCCGTTGCTGTCCGGCGATCAAACCAAGCAGATTCAGGAACTCATCGACCTCTTGCGGCGCAATCACTTGACGGAGTTGGAGATCGAGCGCGAAGGGACTCGCATCCGGCTTCGGCATGAAACGGTCGTCCGTCCGCAAGCCGCCCCGATACAGGAAAGCCAACCAGCCGCTCAGCCCGCCGCAAGTCAAACGACGAACGGACCGCCGGTCCAGGACACCGCGGGATTGGTCACCATCACGTCTCCGATCGTCGGAACCTTCTATCGCTCTCCCTCGCCCGACGCCGACCCCTATGTGGAAGAAGGCGATTTCGTCAAGAAGGGGCAGGTGCTCTGTATCGTGGAAGCCATGAAGCTCATGAACGAGATCGAATCCGAGGTGGATGGGAAAGTCGTAAAGATTTTGGTCGAGAGCACGAAACCGGTGGAATACGGCCAGCCGTTATTTCTCATCGATCCGAAGGCCACGGAGTAG
- the efp gene encoding elongation factor P, translating into MISTADFRNGARIQVEGEPYYIVEFQHVKPGKGGAFVRTKLKSYKTGNVLDRTFRSGEKFEEPDLDEREMQFLYASGDSYTFMDTETYEQFTYDRKQLGPNVDLLKENMVVRILIYEHQPIAVELPIFIELKVVDAEPGVRGDTASGGSKPAVVETGAIIKVPLYLEIGEVIKIDTRTREYVERVR; encoded by the coding sequence GTGATTTCGACCGCCGATTTTCGCAACGGTGCCCGCATTCAAGTCGAAGGCGAGCCTTACTACATCGTAGAGTTTCAACACGTCAAGCCGGGCAAGGGCGGCGCGTTCGTGCGCACGAAACTCAAGAGCTATAAGACCGGCAATGTGCTGGATCGCACATTCAGGTCCGGCGAAAAGTTCGAGGAACCCGATCTCGATGAGCGCGAGATGCAGTTTCTCTACGCGTCGGGGGACTCCTATACGTTCATGGACACGGAAACCTATGAACAGTTCACCTACGACAGGAAACAATTGGGGCCGAACGTCGATCTGCTCAAGGAGAACATGGTCGTCAGGATTCTCATCTACGAACACCAACCGATCGCCGTCGAGCTGCCGATCTTCATCGAGCTCAAGGTGGTCGACGCGGAGCCCGGCGTCCGGGGCGACACGGCGTCTGGAGGGAGCAAACCCGCCGTCGTCGAGACCGGCGCCATTATCAAGGTGCCGCTGTATCTCGAGATCGGGGAAGTCATTAAGATCGACACGAGAACCCGCGAATACGTGGAGCGCGTTCGGTGA
- the aroQ gene encoding type II 3-dehydroquinate dehydratase: MRMLVLHGPNLNLLGTRERSLYGPTSLKAVNDAIARLAERIGIQVEIRQSNSEGELVTWIQEARVGFDGIIINPAGYTHTSVAIRDAIAAAGLPTVEVHLTNIYQREAFRHYSYVAGVALGQVSGFGPMGYLLAIRGLLDHLRSTRTARQTPRKGGGKA, from the coding sequence GTGCGGATGCTTGTGCTCCACGGCCCTAATCTGAATCTGCTGGGAACCCGTGAGCGATCGCTGTACGGGCCCACATCCCTGAAGGCTGTCAACGACGCCATTGCGCGGCTGGCCGAGCGGATAGGGATTCAAGTCGAGATCAGGCAGTCGAACAGCGAAGGCGAACTGGTCACCTGGATCCAGGAGGCCAGGGTCGGATTCGACGGCATCATCATCAACCCGGCCGGATACACCCATACTAGCGTGGCGATTCGGGATGCGATCGCCGCGGCCGGTTTGCCGACCGTCGAAGTGCACCTGACCAATATCTACCAGCGGGAGGCGTTCCGACATTACTCCTACGTCGCCGGCGTGGCGTTGGGCCAAGTCTCAGGGTTCGGCCCGATGGGGTATCTGCTGGCGATTCGTGGCTTGCTCGATCATCTGAGATCCACACGGACTGCTCGGCAGACCCCACGAAAAGGCGGCGGAAAAGCATAA
- a CDS encoding tetratricopeptide repeat protein, which translates to MAEEYVKAGLWQEAAAVLEAGLQVYPGFITAMVALGRAYDHLGQTAKARALLEDAVRISPDNLRAHRTLAKIYAAEGATESALRSCSVILAVNPQDEETLALKSALDKHPTDAPVETETCLHTGDGLEGSPVSEGQEDARSGVTGPAADSSTSIDHQTPGKLARLEHLLRTIQLRRQS; encoded by the coding sequence TTGGCCGAGGAATATGTGAAAGCCGGCTTGTGGCAGGAAGCCGCAGCAGTGCTGGAAGCGGGGCTGCAAGTTTATCCGGGGTTCATCACGGCGATGGTGGCGCTGGGGCGCGCCTACGATCATCTCGGACAGACCGCAAAAGCCAGAGCGCTCCTCGAGGATGCGGTCAGGATAAGCCCGGACAATCTGAGAGCCCACCGCACGCTGGCCAAAATTTATGCCGCCGAGGGAGCTACGGAATCAGCGTTGCGCTCTTGTTCGGTGATCCTAGCGGTCAATCCGCAAGACGAAGAGACATTGGCACTCAAATCCGCCCTCGACAAACACCCTACGGACGCACCGGTTGAAACCGAGACCTGTCTGCATACAGGGGATGGCCTCGAAGGGTCCCCCGTGTCTGAAGGGCAGGAAGACGCCCGATCCGGCGTGACCGGCCCGGCCGCTGACTCTTCAACTTCCATCGATCACCAGACACCGGGCAAACTGGCACGCCTCGAACATCTGCTTAGAACCATCCAACTCAGGCGTCAGAGTTGA
- the coaBC gene encoding bifunctional phosphopantothenoylcysteine decarboxylase/phosphopantothenate--cysteine ligase CoaBC, producing the protein MQVEPAPKLFGKRIVLGVTGSIAAYKAVGLLRLLVQEGAQVHVVLTDAATRFIAPLTFEVLSGRPVATDLFAAHQEMLHLNLPEQADAVVVAPATAHFLAKAALGLADDLLSTMLLTTRCPVIVAPAMDGDMWAHPTVVSHVAQLRQRGALIVEPEEGPLASGRIGQGRLAEEATILAAIEAQLCRRRDWAGERVLVSAGPTQEPIDPVRFISNRSSGKMGYAIAAAARERGAAVALVTGPTWLPVPSGVDAVAVTTAEEMEKALLMRLPWATVVVMAAAVADFRPKHPAVHKLKKRDHAWKSLEFEPTRDILHLLSERRTSQILVGFAAETRDLGAHAKEKLIRKRLDLIVANDVSAEGGGFGSDMNAATLIDRDHREIRLPLMPKRELAHHILDAIQRLRSHARRSGPQAN; encoded by the coding sequence GTGCAGGTTGAGCCAGCACCCAAGCTTTTCGGAAAGCGGATCGTTCTCGGCGTCACCGGGAGCATCGCCGCTTACAAAGCGGTGGGGTTGCTGCGTTTGCTGGTCCAGGAAGGGGCTCAAGTCCACGTGGTGCTGACCGACGCGGCCACGCGTTTCATCGCACCGCTTACCTTTGAAGTGCTCTCCGGACGGCCGGTCGCAACCGACCTTTTCGCGGCGCATCAGGAGATGCTCCATCTCAACCTGCCGGAACAGGCCGACGCGGTCGTTGTCGCGCCCGCCACCGCCCATTTTCTTGCCAAAGCTGCGCTCGGCCTCGCAGACGATCTGCTCAGCACGATGCTCCTGACGACCCGCTGCCCCGTGATCGTTGCGCCGGCCATGGACGGCGACATGTGGGCGCATCCGACCGTGGTTTCCCACGTGGCCCAACTGCGTCAACGAGGCGCGCTCATCGTCGAGCCCGAAGAGGGCCCACTGGCCTCCGGCCGAATCGGGCAGGGACGGCTGGCCGAGGAAGCGACGATTCTCGCCGCGATCGAGGCGCAACTCTGTCGAAGGCGGGACTGGGCCGGCGAGCGGGTCCTTGTGTCGGCCGGTCCGACTCAGGAACCCATCGATCCGGTCCGTTTCATTTCAAACCGTTCGTCCGGGAAAATGGGCTATGCAATCGCCGCGGCGGCCCGTGAGCGCGGCGCCGCGGTCGCGCTTGTGACCGGACCGACCTGGCTTCCCGTTCCTTCGGGGGTCGACGCCGTCGCCGTCACCACCGCGGAGGAGATGGAAAAAGCGCTGCTGATGCGACTGCCCTGGGCGACCGTCGTCGTGATGGCCGCCGCGGTCGCGGATTTTCGTCCGAAACATCCGGCGGTCCACAAGTTGAAGAAGAGAGACCACGCGTGGAAATCCTTGGAGTTCGAACCGACCCGTGATATTCTGCATCTGCTGTCTGAACGTCGTACCTCGCAGATCCTGGTCGGCTTCGCCGCCGAGACGCGGGACCTCGGTGCCCATGCGAAGGAGAAGCTCATACGCAAACGCCTCGATCTGATCGTCGCCAACGATGTGAGCGCCGAAGGGGGCGGCTTCGGATCCGACATGAACGCGGCGACGCTGATCGACCGCGACCATCGGGAAATTCGGCTCCCCTTGATGCCTAAACGGGAACTGGCTCATCACATCCTCGATGCGATCCAACGCCTGCGCTCTCACGCCCGGCGGAGCGGTCCTCAGGCGAACTAG
- the rpoZ gene encoding DNA-directed RNA polymerase subunit omega, translated as MVDMLSLLPQFAQERFDSRHRLVLVAAQRAKHLIQGAKPTGTSKFTKETTIALDEVLRGEIQFLTGKEAREALKEAKRNRETETERLAVMTGEDAREIKKELSVYVDDSVKPAAESESEE; from the coding sequence ATGGTTGACATGCTGTCGTTATTGCCGCAATTCGCTCAAGAGCGATTCGATTCCCGTCACCGGCTCGTCCTGGTGGCAGCTCAACGGGCGAAGCATTTGATTCAGGGCGCCAAGCCGACCGGCACGTCGAAATTCACCAAAGAGACGACGATCGCGTTGGACGAGGTGTTGCGCGGGGAAATCCAGTTCCTCACCGGGAAAGAGGCGCGCGAGGCGCTCAAGGAAGCCAAGCGCAACAGGGAGACCGAGACCGAGCGCTTGGCCGTTATGACCGGAGAGGACGCCAGAGAGATCAAGAAAGAACTCAGCGTCTACGTTGATGACTCGGTCAAACCGGCCGCCGAATCGGAAAGCGAAGAGTAA